TTGTACAGAAGGTTTTCTTAAAGAAGTGCTCATCCAGATTTCACGGGCTCAGGAGATATAGGTTGCAGAGGTTTCCCTTGAAGAACTCAGCCTTGGACACCCGGCGCCCAGAGGAGAGCGGACTTCAATGCTTTGCGTGAGTGAGTGTGTCCTAAAGTCTTGCCAAATAGCACCTATAGTCTCTGTAAAATTTTTGAACTATAATTGATGCaaaataaaatccactttttaaaggatacaatttgatgttttgacttttttttttttttcagacggagtcttgctctgttgctcaggctggagggcagtggtgcaatctgagctcactgcaacctccgcctcccgggttcacgccattctcccgcctcagcctcctgagtagctgggactacaggagcccgccaccatgcccggctaattttttatatttttagtagagacggggtttcaccgtgttagccaggatgatctcgatctcctgacctcgtgatccgcccgcctcggcctcccaaagtgctgggattacaggcacgagccaccgcgcccggccgatgtTTTGACTTTTATATGCAACTGTGAAACCACTGCCATCATCAAGACAGCAGACACCTCCCATCACTCCCCACATTTCCTGTGTCTGTCTGTAATCCCACTTGCTCACCACtccaggcaaccaccaccatgattcCTGTCAGTTTTGAttggtttgcattttctagagtttatacaaataaaatcacACAGTATGCTGTCTTTCGAGGGGGACGTACCATTATTTATCCATCTGCCTGTTGGTGTATGTGTGGACTGTTTCCATTTTTGGCTATGACACATAAAGCCTCGATGAACATTTCAGTCCAGTCTctgtatggacatatgttttctttcctttccttttttttttttttttgagatggagtctcgctctgtctcccgggctagagtgcagtggcgagatctcggctcactgcaacctctgccctccgggttcaagcgattctcctgcctcagcctctccagtagctgggattacaggcgtgcaccatcaggcccggctaatttttgtatttttagtacagacagggttttgccatgttggccaggttggtctccaactcctgatctcaggtgacccaccctccttggcttcccaaagtgctgggattacaggagtgagccactgcgcccagcctggataCAGGTCTTTTATCGGATAcaggttttgaaaatattttctgccagtctgcgggtttctttctttccttcctttcctttctctctctctctctttcttcttcttctttttttttttttctgggtctcctgtcgcccaggctggagttctgtggcatgatcatggctcactgcagcccccacctcctggctcaactgatcctctcacctcggcctcctgagcatctgagactacagacacacaccactacatccagctaatttttaaaattttttgtagaggggtttcaccatgttgcccaggctggctggcctcagactcctgagctcaaggaattgcctacctcagcctcccacagtgctagggttacaggcattagccatcactcctggcctctaatctttttttgatgtgtctttgtctgatttgggtatcaggataatactggcctcataaaatgattggaagcattcccccctcctccccctcctctattttttggaatagtttgagtaggattcgtattagttctttaaaaaatgtttggtaggccaggtgcagtggctcacgcctgtcatcccagcactttgggaggccaaggtgggtggatcatgaggtcagcagttcaagaccagcgtgaccaacatggtgaaaccccatccctactaaaaatacaaaaattagccaggcatggtggcgggcccctgtaatcccagctactctggaggctgaggcaggagaatcgcttgaacccgggaggtggaggctgcagtaagcctagaccacaccattgcactccagcctgggagacagagcaagactccgtctcaaacaaaaaaacaaacaaaaaaaaactaagaacagAGCTACCATAaatacagcaatcccactgctgggcacatacccaaaagaaaggaaatcagtatatgaaaGAGatacctggccaggtgtggtggctcacgcctgtagtcccagctactgaggaggctgaggcaggattatcacttgaactctggaggcagaggttgcagtgagccgagatcgcaccaccgcactccagcctgggtgacagagccagactttgtctcaaaaaaaaaaaaaaaaaaaaagaaagaaagagatacatGCGCTACGATGGTTATCACAGCACtattatttgtgggagctaaaaattaaaacaattgaatttgTGGAGACAGacagtagaaagatggttaccagaggctgggaagggtatcgcagttgggggaggggggcaaatggggatggttaatgggtataaaaaaacagaaagaataagacctagtgtttgatagcacaacagggtgactacagtcaataatgatttaattgcacattttaaaatgactaaaatagtattggattatttgtaacgcAAATGATAAATGCTTCAGGTGATAGACACTCCGTATCTCCCATGTGATTACtacgcattgcatgcctgtatcaaaatatctcatgtgctCCATAAATGTACACACCCACTATGTacccaaaaaattaaacataaaaaaacttttttttttttgagacggagtcttgctctgtcgcccaggctggagtgcagtggcgcgatctcagctcactacaagctctgcctcccgggttcacgccattctcctgcctcagccttccgagtagctgggactgcaggcgcctgccaccatgcctggctaattttttttttttgtatttttagtagagacagggttacaccgtgttagccaggatggtctcggtctcctgacctcgtgatctgcccgcctcggcttcccgaagtgctggaattacaggtgtgagccaccatgcccggtccatatttctttttttttaatgccattataaatggtattaattttttttttttgagatggagtctcactctgttgcacaggctggagtgcagtggcgcaatctcagctcactgcagcctccgcctcccaggttcaagcgattctcctgcctcagcctcccaagtagctgggattacaagcgcctgccaccacgcctggataatttctgtatttttagtagagatggggttttaccatgttggccaggctggtctcgaaatcctgacctcaggtgatccgctagCCTCGGCCTtgcaaactgctgggattacaagcatgagccaccgtgcccggccaaatggtattaatttttaaatttcaatttccaaTTTTTCACTGCTAGTTGACTGAAATATAGTTGACGTTTGTGTGTTGCTCTTGCATCGTGAAGCCTCactaaactcatttattagtttagTAGCATTTTTGTAGGTTCAgttggattttctacataaatgATCATGCTGTTTGCTAAGAAAAGTGgcctcttcctttccaatctgatgTTTTTTGTCCTCTGCCTTAAtgccctggctagaacctccagtattGTGTTGAATAGAACTGGTGAGAGCAgaaatccttgttttgttcctggcTCTAGGAAAGCACTCCGTCTTTACCTGTGAGTAATACACTGGTTGTATCTTTCACAGATGCCCTTTCTCGGGATGAGGAAGTTTCCTTCCATCTTTACTTTGCTgaaagcttttttgttgttgttgttttttgagacagagtcttgctctgttgcccaggctggagtgcagtggcaccatctcggctcattgcaagctccgcctcctgggttcacgccattctcctgcctcaggctcctgagtagctgggactacaggcgcccgccatcaggcccggctaatttatttttgtatttttagtagagacagggtttcactgtgttacccaggatggtctcgaactcctgacctcgtgatcagcctacctcggcctcccaaagtgttgggattacaggcgtgagccaccgcgcccagctgaaagCTACTCTTCTTAAAAATCAGGAATGGATgtcagattttgtcaaatgctctttctgGTTACCTGAtcttgagatgatcatgtagttTTCCATTTTAGTGTGTTATAGGATGAattattttgattgatttttgttttgttttttgaaacgaagtcttgttctgttgcccaggctagagtacagtggcatgatcttggctcactgcaacctctgtctcctgggctcaagtgattcctgtgtttcagcctcctgaggagctgggattacaggcgctcaccaccatgcccggctaatatttttttcttttttttcttttgacacagggtctcactttgtcacccaggctagagtgcagtggtgggaacaTGGTTCACTGTAGCTTGGACCCCCTAAagcatcctcccatctcagtctcccaagtagctgggaccccaggcaggcgccactacacctggataatttttaaattttttttttgtttttctttttgagatggagttttgctctgtcacccaggctggagcaaggtggcacgatctcggctcactgcaacctctgcctcctgggttcaggcgattctcctgcttcagcctcccgagtagctgggactacaggcgtgtgctaccacgcccggctaatttttgtatctttagtagagacagggtttcgccatgttggccaggctggtctcgaactcctgacctcaggtgatccacctgcctcagcctctcaaagtgctgggattacaggtgtgagccaccgtgcctggccataatttttaaaattttttgtagagatgaagtcttgccatatgttcccaggctggtttcaaactcctgggctcaagcaatcctcccacctcggtctccctaagtgctggggttacaggcgtgagccaccacgcccgacgtCCCTTAACATTTAACATGCCCCTTACATATGTATCTAtgtacgtatttatttatttatacatatccctaagtgctggggttacaggcgtgagccaccacgcccgacgtCCCTTAACATTTAACATGCCCCTTACATATGTATCTAtgtacgtatttatttatttatacatatccctaagtgctggggttacaggcgtgagccaccacgcccgacgtCCCTTAACATTTAACATGCCCCTTACATATGTATCTAtgtacgtatttatttatttatacatatccctaagtgctggggttacaggcgtgagccaccacgcccgacgtCCCTTAACATTTAACATGCCCCTTACATATGTATCTAtgtacgtatttatttatttatacatatccctaagtgctggggttacaggcgtgagccaccacgcccgacgtCCCTTAACATTTAACATGCCCCTTACATATGTATCTAtgtacgtatttatttatttatacatatccctaagtgctggggttacaggcgtgagccaccacgcccgacttcCCTTAACATTTAACATGCCccttacatatgtatgtatgtacgtatttatttatacatatctgTGTCTCCTTTATTAGCAgcttaccttcttttttttcttttgagatggagtctcactctgttgcccagactggagtgcagtggtatgatcttggctcactgcaacctctgcttcctgggttcaagcagttctcccacctcagcctctggagtagctggaattacaggtgtgcgccaccacatctggctaagcAGGCCATTTATAATTCTGCTCCACTTTCACTTCCTGCTTGTGCTGAACCTATAGATGGCCAGTGGTCTTCTCAGGTCTTCTCTGAGCATCCTGTCCTGGACACGCACATATGCAGCTTTGTCAAATTCCCTAGTATACACGAGTGggtttttttccagacagagtctcattctgccacccaggctggagtgcagtggcgtgatctcggctcactgcaacctctggctccagggttcaagcgattctcctgcctcagcctcccgagtagctgggattataggtgtgtgccatcatgcccggctaaattttgtatttttagtagagatggggtttcactatgttggccaggctggtcttgaactcctgacctcaggtgatctgcccacctcagactcccaaaatgctgggattacaggcttatttatttattgtattttaaatatttttaacatttatatatttctataacatatatttttattgtatcatttatattttttgtattcatattgtagttttcatctgtTAGTTTTTTAGAGTGCAACTTATTATTGAACATGTTTCAAAAGCAGTGAGAAAGACAGGCGCCCATGTCCTCAACAGCCTCCTTAgattcttctttccctctcttttctcctaATGAGCTCAGGCAGCAGTGGTGGAGGAGACAGGACCTCCTGCTGGGGCAGCACCAACCACTGGAGCAGGCTCAACAGTCCCCACACTGCCAGTGAAGTTCCTGATTGTGACGCTGGCCAGACCAGAAAGGTTTGACGTTTACACTAGCTGCTTCAGTGAGGGCATCGATCCTGTCCTCTGTGACAGCCACTTCACTGTCATGCAGGATGAGGGCTGCGTAGATGCAGGTAAGCTTGGATAGAGACCAAGATACAGGCTTGCGGGGCTGCTGGCTGTGGTGCTAAGTGCCGGAAGAAATGAGGGCCTCACCCCAGCACAGCCTTAGCTTCCCTGCTCCCCATTTTAGCAGCAGCTGAGGAAATTCATATCTATTACTATAactgggatcttttttttttttgagatggagttttgctcttgttgcccaggctggagtgcaatggcaccatcttggctcactgcaaccactgcctcccaggttcaagcaattctcctgcctcagcctcccgagtctggctgagattacaggtgcgcaccgccacacctagctcatttttgtatttttactagagtacttttactagagatggggtttcaccatgctggccagactggtcttgaactcctgacctcagctgatccacctgcctcggcctcccaaagtgctgggattacaggcgtgagccaccgtgcggcGGCCCTGGATCTTTTTTACTTCTCTGCCAAAGTTTTTTCACTATATGGAGGGTGTTATGTAAAAACTGTTATAATAATGGCCTTGTCTGCTAACTCTAACATCTGTCTTAGTTCTGGAACAATTTCcattgattcctttttttttttttttttacaggccgtattttcctgcttctttaaaTGCCTGGCAGTCTTTGACTGGATGCCACACAATGTGACTTTTACCTTACTGGGTGCTTGATATTACTGTATTCCTGTGAATATTGTTCAGCTTTTTTTCTGGGATGCAATTAAATTACTTGGAAGCAGTTTGATCCTTTCAGGTCTTGCCTTTATGATTTCTTAGGTGGGACCTGGGAAACATTCAGGGCAGGGATAAATATTCCCCGTGACTGAGGCAACAGCTTTCTGAGTACTCCATCCAATGTCTTGTGATTGTGAGTTTGGAAAAGTTGAGGAAAGCAAGCACTGTTTCCAGTCCCGTGTGAGCACTGAGTAATCTTTCTGGCTGTTTTTTACTCCAGCCTCTAGGAAATGTAGACAGTACTCTCCTGACCACTCAAGGAAGACCCTCTGCAGACCTCTGGAGTTCCTTCTGCTATTCTGTCCTTTCTAATCCTCTGGCTGCCCCTGTCTCTGGCTTTTCAGCTAGAGAGAATCTCTTAACCTCCCAGGCCTTGCTGGGcaacccacacacagacacagatggGAAGGTCAGTTCTGCAGATCTCCAACTGCAAACATCAAGACATCTCCGTACACATGCTGAGGGTCTGGAAAGAGCACACATCTCAGAGCCTGCATGAACAGAGTCACCTTCCTGAAAGACAGCAGCCTCAGTGACCTCACTTCTGATGCCTGGTTGCTGGAGGCAGTGGAAGCAACAGCAGACGTGCTGCCCACATGAACATGCGGTTTCCAAGCCCAACAGAACTTGCAGCCTCAGTTCCAACCAGGTCCAGATGTTAAACCTTCCCACAGTTGGAATGAAGTTGGCCTGACTCGGACAGTGCTGTGTCAGGTATCCTTGGTGCCTTCACTTAATCCTGTGTCCAGTGTGCCTACTGTGTGCAGCCCCACAGGAGCGCAGCTCCAGCTGCCTCAGGTGACAGGGAAGATGCCAAACAGTTCCACAAATCAGTGTCCAATGACAAGCAGATTGTCACGAGAAGAAAAGTGGGTTCTCTGAAAGCCCTTAACTGTATAAGCTGACGTGGGCTTGGGTCAGCGAAAGAATGTGGGAGCTGAGACTTGGAGCTCAGTGTGGACTAGGGTTGTCCAGGCAAAGGGGCAGCGTGGGCACCAGCTGTGTTTCCAGAGGCTCCTGGGGCTTAGCCTATGGGGCTGCTATAGGAGAGGTAGGATGTTTGTGGTCCTGAGCCCGTCCTCGTGGGGTCTTGTCTCATCTGGAAAACAAAGTCCCAAGCGGACATTTTAACTGAGGGACTGCCATGCACACTCCCACAAAGGTGGGGTGGGGGCGACTCTGAGATGTTAGTGTCACAGtctgggatttttcttttctccattaatGGACCCTTGACACCAGGAATGAGCATGACATCAGCACTTCTCAGTCAATACTGCTCCGTGGAGGAATGGGATGGGGGAAATTGGGAGAGgttggggcagggagagggctgTGGGGTTTGGCCCTAGTTCTGCCACTAGACTTGGCCAAGCCCCTTTCCTGCTtgggccttgttttttttttttttgaggcagagtttcactcttgttgcccagtctggagtgcagtgggcaatcttggctcactgcaacctctgcctcccgggttcaagcgattttcctgcctcagcctcccgagtagctgggattacaggcgcccaccaccacgcccagctaattttttgtatttttagtagagacggggtttcaccatgttggccagacgggtctcgaactcctgacctcaggtgatccacccacctccgcccaaagcgctgggattacaggcctgagccaccgcacctggccactgaGTCTTAGTTTTCTGAGGCTAGTTCTACATCCTACGATCATGTCCCCCGCCCAGAGAAGACCCCAACATAGGCCGCGCTGCTCCTTCCGTCAACCGGCTTGGAGCTTCTCCTGGCAACAGGGTTCAGGCTGCCAACAAGGCCTTCCTCAAGACCCCACCCACAACCAACGACCATACTTCGTGGGTCCATCTTTGTATCATCTTTATTTCCTTGGAGCAAATTGCCAGGAATGGGTTTTCGGGGTCCAAGGGTATGCACCTCTAGCACTACGACAAATGCTGCCAACACGCTTCAGGGAAACGGTGCCCGAGTTTGCATTCTGcttcccctgccctgccctgggggTCTGACTGGTGAAACATGGGAAGGCAGAGTGGTCGGGTGTTTCTGATTCCACGGTGGGCCGGGGTCTTTTCCTACCCTCGGGAACCCTCTGAATTTCTCCTCTGCCGAGTTCCTGCGGGTGTCCTTCGCCCACCGGCCCGGGGGAGTGACTGGCAGGCACTAGGTGAGCAGGCCTCCGCTAGCAGCGGCTACGTGCACGGGCAGGAGCACCGCCCCACGCCCCAGGTGGCCGCAGGGTGAGGGGACCAGGGGGCGGGAGTCTCACTAGGAGGGGCACGCCCGTATCTCTAGCCCGGCCGGCAGCGGGCAGCGAGGCTCAGTCCTCGCCCCTTCTCCCAGCTGCTATTCGGGGCTCCCGCGGCGCTCACAGGGGTCGACTGCGTCCATGGGGCACAACCCAGGGGCTAGGCTAAGACGCCACACAGGACAACCACCCCCAGCGACATCCACCCCCGACGACGCCCCGCGCCCCAGGGACAGCAGGGCGGGTCCGAGAACCTCCTCGCCGGAAGCGGAAGTGCGTCACGGCATCGGCCGGCAAGCACGCACGGCGCAGACTCACTGTGGTGGCGTGACCCGGAAGCGCTCGCCGAGGCCCCTCCTTGCCCGCTGATATCTCTGCCGGGTGACTAGATGCTTCCTTTCTCTCGCGCGCGCGGTGTGGTGGCAGCAGGTGTGGCGCGCGGCGCGGGCTTCAGgctcagggctggggctggggcgggAGTGGGGGCTTAGACGCGGGGGACGGGGTGCGGGGGACGGGGTGCGGGGTGCTGGGTGCGGCTGGGGACGTGACCCTAGGGGCCGGTTTGCGCTGGGAGCCGGGGCACGGTTCCGGCGGTCCTCACGGCGCTGCGCGGTGACTCCCCAGGCACAGCCCAGCCTCGAAATGCAGAACGATGCCGGCGAGTTCGTGGACCTGTACGTGCCGCGGAAATGGTAAGCGCCCCCCACATGCCCCTCTTCCGTCCTTAGCTAACCACCTCGTTCCCTCGCCTGCCCTTGTTCCCCCACACTCCTCCGGTCCTTACGTCGTCACGTCCCTAACTTGTCCTGCCCCCGACGTTCCTCTTTTCCATTCATACCCCCCCAACCCCCCTTGTCCCCTCTTTCATTCTTACCGCCCACGTCCCCTCTGATCACTGCGTCCTTTCTCCACAGCTCCGCTAGCAATCGCATCATCGGTGCCAAGGACCACGCATCCATCCAGATGAACGTGGCCGAGGTGAGCTGGGAGCCCGGGAGGCGGGAAGGTTGTGATGTATGTGCGGGGAAGGCAGGCCGTCCCATTGTGGAGGAGCCCCTAAGGTGAAGGTACGGGCAGAGGCTGGCTTTGAGGATGGGTGTTTCCCAAACTTGGAGGAGTGGTTGGTGACCCTTCTTCTCTTTCTAGGTTGACAAGGTCACAGGCAGGTTTAATGGCCAGTTTAAAACTTACGCTATCTGCGGGGCCATTCGTAGGATGGTGAGTGTTTCCCTGGGCTTTGCTCATCACTTCGGGACATCGTGGACTTTACGGTGCGCATTGGAGTGTGTGATGGTGCCTGAGTAGATTTGCTGGCAGAGTAGTTTGAGCCAGGTGGACTGGGCTGGCTGCCTGCCGGTTCTTGAGGGTGGAAGAGGGGTGCTCTGAGAAGACACTCAGGCAGCAGACTCTGCCTCTCACTAGGAGGTGCCTCCCTACCCCGCTCCACCATAGTCAGGCTGGAGGCTGCCCCGGGAGAGGTGGCTTCCCTTCTGCGCCTGTCTCCATTCGCTCAGCGCGGGAGAGACATGGGCTGGTGGCACAGCTGACCTTCTGCCATCTCAGGCAGCCGAGTGGAAATATTcttaatgtgcttttttttttcttaagggtGAGTCAGAT
This window of the Pongo abelii isolate AG06213 chromosome 21, NHGRI_mPonAbe1-v2.0_pri, whole genome shotgun sequence genome carries:
- the RPS21 gene encoding small ribosomal subunit protein eS21 isoform X1; translated protein: MQNDAGEFVDLYVPRKCSASNRIIGAKDHASIQMNVAEVDKVTGRFNGQFKTYAICGAIRRMVSVSLGFAHHFGTSWTLRVSQMIPFSDWPRPMASSQRTFDWRESRMWNICHK
- the RPS21 gene encoding small ribosomal subunit protein eS21 isoform X2, encoding MQNDAGEFVDLYVPRKCSASNRIIGAKDHASIQMNVAEVDKVTGRFNGQFKTYAICGAIRRMGESDDSILRLAKADGIVSKNF